The Methylobacterium currus genome contains a region encoding:
- a CDS encoding DUF308 domain-containing protein: MTTIQQSGRDASRWLSSYYFLRAGVSVGWVAASFTIGRTVPPAAAALLVAYPAWDAVANVIDARRNGGFIANPSQVLNAAASTFVAVAVAVALGWGLHAVLSVFGVWAILSGLLQLATAVRRWQAGAQWAMALSGAQSALAGTHFIVKANGAATPEITDIAPYAAFGAFYFLVSAVWLTVARVRRGATERTA, from the coding sequence ATGACGACCATCCAACAATCCGGCCGTGACGCTTCGCGCTGGCTGAGCTCCTATTACTTCCTCCGTGCCGGGGTGTCAGTCGGCTGGGTCGCGGCGTCGTTCACCATCGGCAGGACCGTGCCGCCGGCCGCGGCGGCGCTCCTGGTCGCCTATCCCGCCTGGGACGCCGTCGCGAACGTCATCGATGCGCGCCGCAACGGCGGCTTCATCGCCAATCCCAGCCAGGTCCTCAACGCGGCGGCCAGCACCTTCGTCGCCGTCGCGGTGGCGGTCGCGCTCGGATGGGGTCTGCACGCGGTGCTGTCGGTGTTCGGGGTCTGGGCGATCCTCTCCGGCCTGCTCCAGCTCGCGACCGCCGTGCGGCGCTGGCAGGCCGGCGCCCAGTGGGCAATGGCGCTGAGCGGCGCGCAGTCGGCCCTCGCGGGTACCCACTTCATCGTCAAGGCGAACGGTGCCGCGACGCCCGAGATCACGGACATTGCGCCCTACGCGGCGTTCGGTGCCTTCTACTTCCTGGTCTCGGCCGTGTGGTTGACCGTTGCGCGGGTGCGGAGAGGAGCGACGGAACGGACCGCGTGA
- a CDS encoding AraC family transcriptional regulator — MTGSLENLTVLPDGGPGGVSGDLLSHVLAQIRLTGDYVRPYAVARSASLDLEAGAAHVLVVADGSLDVEDEGGERVVIDTGDLVLLPRGLGGSRLVASASHASVIVCRFWFDPHSLRGMISALPGRIHIRSAEGAGWLDGIVPFLMVEVTDDEPGAALMISRIIDVIVIRTLRTWVQRGGTTGWLGGLSDARIARALKAMHERPLPRWGVEALADAAGMSRSSFCERFTALVGRSPLRYQNEWRLTLARDMLVAREARVGEVALRVGYESEAAFSRAYKAMFGYPPRDEPAPSSET, encoded by the coding sequence ATGACCGGATCACTGGAAAACTTGACCGTTCTTCCGGACGGCGGACCGGGCGGCGTCTCCGGCGACCTGCTCTCGCACGTGCTGGCGCAGATTCGGCTCACCGGGGACTATGTCCGGCCGTACGCCGTCGCGCGGTCGGCGAGCTTGGACCTGGAGGCCGGGGCCGCCCACGTCCTCGTGGTCGCCGACGGCTCGCTCGACGTCGAGGACGAGGGTGGGGAGCGTGTCGTGATCGACACGGGCGACCTCGTGCTTCTGCCCCGCGGGCTCGGAGGATCCCGGCTGGTGGCATCCGCCTCGCACGCATCGGTGATCGTCTGCCGGTTCTGGTTCGATCCCCACAGTCTTCGCGGCATGATCTCGGCCCTTCCCGGGCGCATCCATATCCGGAGCGCCGAGGGAGCCGGGTGGCTCGACGGCATCGTGCCCTTCCTGATGGTCGAGGTGACCGACGACGAGCCCGGCGCGGCCCTGATGATCTCACGGATCATCGACGTCATCGTCATCCGCACCCTACGGACCTGGGTGCAGCGGGGGGGCACCACCGGATGGCTGGGAGGGCTGTCCGACGCCCGCATCGCCCGAGCGCTGAAGGCCATGCACGAGCGACCGCTGCCGCGCTGGGGCGTCGAGGCCCTGGCCGACGCAGCTGGCATGTCCCGGTCGAGCTTCTGCGAGCGGTTCACAGCCCTCGTCGGACGCTCGCCCCTGCGCTACCAGAACGAGTGGCGGCTCACGCTTGCCCGGGACATGCTGGTCGCCCGCGAGGCACGTGTCGGCGAGGTCGCGCTACGCGTCGGCTACGAGTCCGAAGCAGCGTTCAGCCGTGCTTACAAGGCGATGTTCGGCTATCCACCGAGGGACGAGCCTGCACCGTCGAGCGAGACATGA